In the genome of Dermacentor silvarum isolate Dsil-2018 chromosome 1, BIME_Dsil_1.4, whole genome shotgun sequence, one region contains:
- the LOC125943331 gene encoding uncharacterized protein LOC125943331, with protein sequence MARMTIDASPEYTELYRHLEFLVGEEEKRVFGKMASLLSSQASRFKPLTNVGFSTWLTGYRDRVPRPRLRSCHGCACSPSPRRPRTWPRRPPMSPQMSPPAAARCILCAVAPSSPSIPSRTPRDLPTNRADLTTPLPPGHLSKGTPAVPTALHRAPQDDTLC encoded by the exons ATGCAAGTCCGGAGTACACTGAACTGTACCGCCACCTTGAGTTCCTCGTGGGCGAAGAAGAGAAACGTGTGTTCGGCAAGATGGCTTCCTTGCTGAG TAGCCAGGCTTCCCGGTTCAAGCCGCTGACAAACGTAGGCTTCAGCACCTGGCTCACTGGCTATCGCGACAGAGTGCCGAGACCAAGACTGCGCTCGTGCCATGGGTGCGCGTGCTCACCGTCGCCACGTCGGCCCAGGACGTGGCCGAGGAGACCGCCGATGTCACCGCAAATGTCGCCGCCGGCCGCCGCCCGCTGCATCTTATGCGCCGTCGCCCCAAGCAGCCCAAGCATCCCAAGCAGGACGCCCCGAGACCTGCCGACAAATCGGGCCGATTTGACCACCCCTCTGCCACCGGGTCATCTCAGCAAAGGCACTCCAGCGGTACCGACGGCCTTGCATAGAGCTCCGCAGGATGATACACTTTGTTAA